Proteins encoded together in one Polaribacter reichenbachii window:
- the tsaE gene encoding tRNA (adenosine(37)-N6)-threonylcarbamoyltransferase complex ATPase subunit type 1 TsaE encodes MNKNYSLHNLSQIAAEVIASAENKILLFYGEMGVGKTTLIKEICKQLEVLDTISSPTFSLVNEYRSEKNEKVYHFDFYRINDEEEALDMGIEEYFDNNAWCLIEWAENIKNLLPLDAVEIHLNLLEDNQRNIQLK; translated from the coding sequence ATGAACAAAAACTATTCTTTACATAATTTATCCCAAATTGCTGCTGAAGTTATTGCATCAGCAGAAAATAAAATTTTACTGTTTTATGGAGAAATGGGTGTGGGTAAAACCACTTTAATTAAAGAAATTTGTAAGCAATTGGAAGTTTTAGATACTATTTCTTCTCCTACCTTTTCTTTGGTTAATGAATATCGATCAGAAAAAAATGAAAAAGTATATCATTTTGATTTTTATAGAATAAATGACGAAGAAGAAGCTTTAGATATGGGCATTGAAGAATATTTTGATAATAATGCTTGGTGTTTAATTGAATGGGCAGAAAATATCAAAAATTTATTACCTTTAGATGCTGTTGAAATTCATCTTAATTTATTAGAGGATAACCAACGTAATATTCAACTAAAATAA
- a CDS encoding TrmH family RNA methyltransferase: MIDKKLLAYFESFLTDKRKNTFKTVLENRTRHFTVVLEDIYQAHNASAVVRTCDIFGIQDLQVIENRYINRVSRYVAKGSQKWITSHRYKTDGNNTKNCLDDLKKKGYQIIATTPHSDSSLLHNFDINQKSAFVLGAEAEGVSDYVKDNADGFLKIPMVGFTESLNISVAAAIILQDVTTKLRNSELDWQLSEEEKEILYFDWVKKTIKNVDKIETHYLENLKDK; the protein is encoded by the coding sequence ATGATTGATAAAAAACTATTAGCATATTTTGAGAGCTTTTTAACGGATAAAAGAAAAAATACTTTTAAAACAGTTTTAGAAAATAGGACTCGTCATTTTACTGTAGTTTTAGAAGATATTTATCAAGCTCATAATGCTAGTGCTGTTGTAAGAACTTGCGATATTTTCGGAATTCAAGATTTACAGGTTATCGAAAATAGATATATCAATCGAGTTTCTAGATATGTTGCCAAAGGTTCACAAAAATGGATTACTTCTCATCGTTATAAAACGGATGGAAATAATACCAAAAATTGTTTAGATGATTTAAAGAAAAAAGGATATCAAATTATTGCTACAACACCTCATAGTGATTCTAGTTTATTGCATAATTTTGATATTAATCAAAAATCTGCATTTGTTTTAGGAGCAGAAGCAGAAGGAGTTTCTGATTATGTAAAAGATAATGCAGACGGATTTTTAAAAATACCAATGGTTGGTTTTACAGAAAGTTTAAATATTTCTGTGGCAGCTGCAATTATTTTACAAGATGTTACTACAAAACTTAGAAATTCTGAATTAGATTGGCAATTATCCGAAGAAGAAAAAGAAATTTTATATTTTGATTGGGTTAAGAAAACAATTAAAAATGTTGATAAAATTGAAACACATTATTTAGAAAATTTAAAGGATAAATGA
- a CDS encoding DUF4258 domain-containing protein, producing MLLKRIGYFLVGVSISSIGVYFFWQKKNATFDYGMDARTLKTIRIKKRFYSEDAKKVMLNSDIDTLKIATILYNGDVDFGNSKPRQKPCAEYYITGKRELENVSLYVSRCDSTATIEKIILD from the coding sequence ATGTTACTTAAAAGAATAGGGTATTTTTTAGTGGGCGTTTCTATCAGTTCAATTGGGGTATACTTTTTTTGGCAAAAGAAAAATGCAACTTTCGATTACGGAATGGATGCAAGAACACTAAAGACAATTAGAATAAAAAAACGTTTTTATTCTGAAGATGCTAAAAAAGTAATGCTAAATTCTGATATTGATACACTTAAAATTGCTACTATTTTATATAATGGCGATGTTGATTTTGGCAATAGCAAACCTAGACAAAAACCTTGTGCAGAATATTATATTACAGGTAAAAGAGAATTAGAAAATGTAAGCTTATACGTTTCTAGATGCGATTCTACTGCAACTATAGAAAAGATAATTCTAGATTAA
- a CDS encoding response regulator yields the protein MENILKVLLVEDNLIEIMKMKRTISLLKLKHTIHEAKNGEEALQFLEDKSNIPDIILLDLNMPKINGIEFLKIIKANDDLKHIPTIILTTSSNQKDLLECYRTGMSGYVLKPLKYEDYVKKIETVLAYWSVNELRKL from the coding sequence ATGGAGAATATATTAAAAGTCTTATTGGTCGAAGACAATTTAATTGAAATAATGAAAATGAAAAGAACCATTTCATTATTAAAATTAAAACATACAATTCACGAAGCAAAAAATGGTGAAGAAGCATTACAATTTTTAGAAGATAAATCTAATATTCCAGATATTATTTTGTTAGATTTAAATATGCCTAAAATAAACGGAATCGAGTTTTTAAAAATTATCAAGGCTAATGATGATTTAAAACATATTCCTACCATAATTTTAACAACATCTAGTAATCAGAAAGATTTGTTAGAATGTTACAGAACTGGTATGTCTGGTTACGTTTTAAAACCTTTAAAATACGAAGATTATGTTAAAAAAATTGAAACAGTTTTAGCTTATTGGAGTGTAAATGAACTAAGAAAGCTATAA
- a CDS encoding SIR2 family NAD-dependent protein deacylase — MKKIVVLTGAGISAESGIQTFRDADGLWEGHDVMEVASPKGFADNPELVLDFYNKRRKQLLTVKPNKAHLNLAELENLFDVEIITQNVDNLHEKAGSTKVTHLYGELLKVRSTVDETFVLDWQKDLLLGDLCIHNSQLRPHIVWFGEMVPMLDKAIEITQKADILVIIGTSMQVYPAASLINYAQQNIPIYFIDPKPSVSENNFNNLKIIKNLASSGTDELINLLKAKTFN; from the coding sequence ATGAAAAAAATTGTTGTTTTAACAGGTGCAGGTATATCTGCAGAAAGCGGTATACAAACCTTTAGAGATGCAGATGGTTTATGGGAAGGTCATGATGTTATGGAAGTTGCATCACCAAAAGGTTTTGCTGATAATCCTGAATTAGTCCTAGATTTTTATAATAAACGTAGAAAGCAGCTATTAACGGTTAAGCCTAATAAAGCACATTTAAATTTAGCGGAATTAGAAAATCTTTTTGATGTTGAAATAATTACACAAAATGTAGATAATTTACACGAAAAAGCAGGCAGTACAAAGGTTACTCATTTATATGGCGAACTTTTAAAAGTAAGAAGTACTGTTGATGAAACTTTTGTTTTAGATTGGCAAAAAGATTTACTTCTTGGCGATTTATGCATACACAATAGCCAATTAAGACCTCATATTGTTTGGTTTGGAGAAATGGTGCCAATGCTTGATAAAGCTATAGAAATAACTCAAAAAGCAGATATTTTAGTAATTATAGGAACCTCTATGCAAGTATACCCTGCTGCGAGTTTAATAAATTACGCGCAGCAAAATATTCCTATTTATTTTATTGATCCAAAACCTTCAGTTTCTGAAAATAATTTTAATAATCTTAAAATTATTAAAAACTTAGCTAGTTCTGGTACAGATGAATTAATTAATTTATTAAAAGCTAAAACTTTTAACTAG
- a CDS encoding alanine dehydrogenase, protein MSSFSPFSKEELIPQTEMLEVKKKKGELFIGLPKESYTGEKRVCLTPDAVTALTAHGHRIVVETGAGDGANYTDKEYSEAGAKISYNVEEAFKCSIVLKVAPPTEKEIDYINPQTILISSLQLKTQSKKYFELLEKKRITAVAFDYIKDDHDTYPVVKSLSEIAGIASILIAGELMSGANKGNGLLLGNIGGVPPSSVVIFGAGTVGEFAAKTALGLGARVKVFDNSISKLRKLQHCLNAPIYTSTIQPKSVAKALMRCDVAIGAIRGKNRSPICATETMIETMKEGAIIVDVSIDRGGCFETSSVTSHNNPTFVKHGIIHYCVPNIPSRYARTASVSISNIFTPYLLNIADEGGFENAARFDKSLRNGMYFYHGILTNKTVADWFDIPYRDINLLIL, encoded by the coding sequence ATGAGTTCATTTTCTCCTTTTAGCAAAGAAGAATTAATACCACAAACAGAAATGTTAGAGGTTAAAAAGAAAAAAGGGGAATTATTTATAGGCTTGCCTAAAGAATCTTATACAGGTGAAAAACGTGTTTGTTTAACTCCAGATGCTGTTACTGCATTAACTGCTCACGGACATCGAATTGTAGTTGAAACTGGTGCTGGAGATGGCGCAAATTACACAGACAAAGAATATTCTGAAGCTGGAGCAAAAATTTCTTATAATGTAGAAGAAGCTTTTAAATGTAGTATTGTTTTAAAAGTTGCTCCTCCTACTGAAAAAGAAATAGATTATATTAATCCACAGACTATTTTAATTTCTTCACTTCAATTAAAAACACAGTCTAAAAAATATTTTGAACTTTTAGAGAAAAAAAGAATTACTGCTGTTGCTTTCGATTATATTAAAGATGATCATGACACATATCCTGTTGTAAAATCTTTAAGTGAAATTGCAGGAATTGCTTCTATATTAATTGCGGGTGAATTAATGAGTGGAGCTAATAAAGGTAATGGTTTACTTTTAGGAAATATTGGTGGTGTACCACCATCTAGCGTTGTTATTTTTGGTGCTGGAACTGTAGGAGAATTTGCTGCAAAAACTGCATTAGGTTTAGGTGCTCGAGTAAAAGTTTTCGATAATTCAATTTCTAAATTAAGAAAATTACAACATTGTTTAAATGCACCTATTTATACATCTACAATTCAGCCAAAATCTGTTGCAAAAGCTTTAATGCGCTGCGATGTTGCTATTGGTGCTATTAGAGGTAAAAATAGATCGCCTATTTGTGCAACTGAAACTATGATAGAGACTATGAAAGAAGGCGCTATTATTGTAGATGTTAGTATAGACAGAGGTGGGTGTTTTGAAACTTCTAGTGTAACATCTCACAACAATCCTACTTTTGTAAAACACGGCATTATACATTATTGTGTACCAAACATTCCTTCTAGATATGCAAGAACAGCTTCTGTTTCAATCAGTAACATTTTTACACCTTATCTATTAAATATTGCTGATGAAGGTGGTTTTGAAAATGCTGCACGTTTTGATAAAAGTTTAAGAAACGGAATGTATTTTTATCACGGAATTTTAACAAATAAAACTGTTGCAGATTGGTTCGATATACCTTACAGAGATATTAATTTATTAATTTTATAA
- a CDS encoding FIST signal transduction protein has translation MKIVQLKKSKNDEITYLSEKLILIEPLVFVFGNRFMLQDKNIYNEIREIFKDGHIVFGSTAGDITSESVEDETIAITAIEFEKSTFAIKTTNVLNSDIKIDSFRTGRELIRQLPKENLKYVFVLSDGSFINGSQLTKGMNAATQNNLLITGALCGDGPRFETTLTSYNESPKEGKIVAIGLYGDSLEVSFATKGGWTPFGPERIVTKSDGNILFELDGQPALDLYKTYLGEKSKELPGAALLYPLKVKSSDETKSIVRTILNINEENNSVILAGDIKEGSQVQLMMTNVDSIVNAAEIGAQKALNYRKTKPELAILISCIGRKLVLDQRIEEEVEEVIEVLGKDATVCGLYSYGEIAPFNDEISCQLHNQTMAITLISE, from the coding sequence ATGAAAATTGTTCAATTAAAAAAGAGTAAGAATGATGAAATAACTTATTTATCAGAAAAACTCATTTTAATAGAACCTTTGGTATTTGTATTTGGTAATAGGTTTATGTTGCAAGACAAGAATATCTACAACGAAATAAGAGAAATTTTTAAAGATGGACATATTGTTTTTGGATCTACAGCCGGAGACATTACTTCAGAATCTGTAGAAGATGAAACTATTGCTATTACAGCCATAGAATTCGAGAAAAGTACTTTTGCAATAAAAACAACCAATGTTTTAAATTCTGATATTAAAATTGATAGTTTTAGAACAGGTAGAGAGTTAATAAGACAATTACCTAAAGAAAATTTAAAATATGTTTTTGTACTTTCTGATGGTAGTTTTATAAACGGAAGCCAGTTAACTAAAGGAATGAATGCAGCTACACAAAACAACTTGCTAATTACTGGTGCATTGTGTGGTGATGGTCCAAGATTTGAAACTACTTTAACCTCTTACAATGAATCACCAAAAGAAGGTAAAATTGTTGCCATTGGTTTATATGGAGATTCTTTAGAAGTTTCTTTTGCAACAAAAGGAGGTTGGACACCTTTTGGACCCGAAAGAATTGTTACAAAATCTGATGGTAATATTTTATTCGAATTAGATGGGCAACCTGCATTAGATTTATACAAAACCTATTTAGGAGAAAAAAGTAAAGAATTGCCAGGTGCAGCTTTATTGTATCCATTAAAGGTAAAATCTTCAGACGAAACTAAATCTATTGTAAGAACTATTCTTAATATTAATGAAGAAAATAATTCAGTAATTTTAGCCGGTGATATAAAAGAAGGTTCTCAAGTGCAGTTGATGATGACGAATGTAGATAGTATTGTAAATGCAGCAGAAATAGGAGCCCAAAAAGCTTTAAATTATAGAAAAACTAAGCCAGAATTAGCAATTTTAATCAGCTGTATTGGTAGAAAATTAGTTTTAGATCAAAGAATAGAAGAAGAAGTAGAAGAAGTAATTGAAGTTTTGGGTAAAGATGCTACTGTATGTGGCTTGTATTCATATGGCGAAATTGCCCCTTTTAATGACGAAATAAGTTGTCAATTACATAACCAAACTATGGCTATTACTTTAATTAGTGAATAA
- a CDS encoding sensor histidine kinase, which translates to MNSLLKRQIRKYLPKELQSSKDLEAFLDAVNRSYITSEDQFVMLQRAASISSEELFQSNQKLKKESLAQREIISKLNNVINNLKFYELDDVKNHDALDSLKLVDFIDNQTKEIIEINKQKDKLVASLEQQNQELNDYAHMVSHDLKSPLQSIDALTSWIKEDYYENLGEGGREIVNLIKENVEKMDTLIKGILEYSTIGNLEKKRYKVDLNSLIDDLILTLDNPNDIEIYIPVDLPSIYGDQHRLELLFYHLISNAVNFNDKGEYGVVEILFSDEGNYWKFKVRDNGKGIEKHYFETIFIAFQKLENDYKSTGIGLSIVKKIVEAYNGKISLESIAGKGTTFIFTLKK; encoded by the coding sequence ATGAACTCCCTTTTAAAAAGACAAATAAGAAAATATTTACCCAAAGAACTTCAATCTAGCAAAGATTTAGAAGCTTTTTTAGATGCCGTAAATAGATCTTATATTACTTCAGAAGATCAGTTTGTAATGCTACAAAGAGCAGCTTCTATAAGTTCTGAAGAACTTTTTCAATCGAATCAAAAATTAAAAAAAGAGTCATTAGCACAAAGAGAAATTATTTCTAAATTAAATAATGTTATTAATAATTTAAAGTTTTATGAATTAGATGATGTAAAAAATCATGATGCTTTAGATTCATTAAAATTAGTAGACTTTATCGATAATCAAACTAAAGAAATTATCGAAATTAATAAACAAAAAGATAAATTAGTAGCAAGTTTAGAACAGCAAAATCAAGAATTGAATGATTATGCTCATATGGTTTCTCATGATTTAAAATCTCCATTACAAAGTATAGATGCTTTAACAAGTTGGATTAAAGAAGACTATTACGAAAACTTAGGGGAAGGAGGTAGAGAAATAGTAAATTTAATTAAAGAAAATGTAGAAAAAATGGATACTTTAATTAAAGGTATTTTGGAGTATTCTACCATTGGTAACTTAGAAAAGAAACGTTATAAGGTAGATTTAAATTCTTTAATAGATGATTTAATTCTAACACTAGACAATCCTAACGATATTGAGATTTATATTCCAGTAGATTTGCCGTCAATTTATGGAGATCAACATCGATTAGAACTTTTGTTTTATCATTTAATAAGCAATGCTGTTAATTTTAATGATAAAGGAGAATATGGTGTAGTAGAAATTCTTTTTTCTGATGAAGGTAATTATTGGAAATTTAAGGTAAGAGATAATGGTAAAGGAATAGAAAAACATTATTTCGAAACTATATTTATTGCGTTTCAAAAACTCGAAAATGATTATAAATCTACGGGTATAGGATTATCTATTGTAAAAAAGATTGTAGAAGCTTATAATGGAAAAATATCTTTAGAATCTATTGCTGGTAAAGGAACAACCTTTATTTTTACATTAAAAAAATAA
- a CDS encoding Hpt domain-containing protein, giving the protein MEIPNLEYIEKLARGNESIRNTLIEVIKTEFPEEKKKYQNSIEKKDFKEIEDNVHRIKHKFSILGLETSYEKANEFEKNLREHNLDPMQKAHFDQTLLDISLFLKTI; this is encoded by the coding sequence ATGGAAATACCAAATTTAGAATACATCGAAAAACTAGCTAGAGGCAACGAATCTATAAGAAATACTTTGATTGAAGTTATTAAAACAGAGTTTCCAGAAGAGAAAAAAAAGTATCAAAATAGTATCGAGAAAAAAGATTTTAAAGAAATTGAAGATAATGTTCATCGCATTAAACATAAATTTAGTATTTTAGGACTTGAAACTAGTTACGAGAAGGCGAATGAGTTTGAAAAAAATCTTCGAGAACACAATTTAGATCCAATGCAGAAAGCACATTTTGACCAGACATTATTAGATATATCTTTATTTTTGAAAACAATTTAG
- a CDS encoding YdeI/OmpD-associated family protein, translating into MMNKIEEYIAKKDNWKQELELLRAIITSLPLEETIKWGAPTYVYKGKNIVGLAAFKNYCGLWFFQGALLKDEQKVFINAQEGKTKAMLQWRFYSIEDINAEFIKTYVLEAIENVKLGKEIKADRFKKEVTIPDELAEKLSENEELNSKFETFTNSKQREFCEYISSAKRASTKQTRLEKIIPMILNGLGLYDKYKNC; encoded by the coding sequence ATGATGAATAAAATTGAAGAATATATTGCTAAAAAAGATAACTGGAAACAAGAATTAGAATTATTAAGAGCAATAATAACCAGTTTACCTTTAGAAGAAACTATAAAATGGGGAGCGCCTACTTATGTTTATAAAGGTAAAAATATTGTGGGTTTAGCAGCTTTTAAAAACTATTGTGGTTTGTGGTTTTTTCAGGGTGCTTTATTAAAAGATGAACAAAAAGTATTTATTAATGCACAAGAAGGAAAAACAAAAGCAATGTTGCAATGGCGGTTTTATTCTATAGAAGATATAAATGCTGAATTTATTAAGACTTACGTTTTAGAAGCTATCGAAAATGTAAAATTAGGCAAAGAAATTAAAGCAGATAGATTTAAAAAAGAGGTAACAATTCCTGATGAATTAGCCGAAAAATTATCAGAAAATGAAGAATTAAATTCAAAATTTGAAACTTTTACAAACAGTAAACAGAGAGAATTTTGTGAATATATTTCATCAGCAAAAAGAGCAAGTACAAAACAAACTAGATTAGAAAAAATTATTCCAATGATTTTAAATGGTTTAGGTTTGTATGATAAGTATAAGAATTGTTAA
- a CDS encoding DUF6495 family protein, translated as MKYRQLTKEQFESLHSEFAHFLATQSIDAKEWNLIKKDKPEVAEEEMNIFSDIVWDDVLKKTNYLEHFSETSVNLFKCGEEEIQRIAIKVNWDINLLKQEGFEWLMKNPLDNSVDIFKGSKPYNNKRNKEVFDLIEKGSSISKGEIFEYFNQLIN; from the coding sequence ATGAAGTACAGACAACTTACCAAAGAACAATTTGAAAGCTTACATAGCGAGTTTGCTCATTTTTTAGCAACACAAAGTATAGATGCAAAAGAATGGAATCTAATTAAAAAAGATAAACCAGAGGTTGCAGAAGAAGAAATGAATATTTTTTCTGATATTGTTTGGGATGATGTTTTAAAAAAAACAAACTATTTAGAACACTTTTCAGAAACATCAGTAAATTTATTTAAATGCGGTGAAGAAGAAATTCAAAGAATAGCAATTAAGGTAAATTGGGATATTAATTTATTAAAACAAGAAGGTTTTGAGTGGTTAATGAAAAATCCGTTAGACAATTCTGTAGATATTTTTAAAGGCTCTAAACCTTATAATAACAAACGAAATAAAGAAGTTTTTGACTTAATTGAAAAAGGAAGTTCAATTTCTAAAGGAGAAATTTTTGAATATTTTAATCAACTTATTAATTAA
- a CDS encoding DUF1287 domain-containing protein, with product MKKLFLILLICLFQFSFAQEDKLSAAALELTKDKVVYDPSYFSIDYPNGDVPSDKGVCTDVIIRAHRKLGIDLQKEVHLDMKNNFNLYPKIWGLKRTDKNIDHRRVPNLMTFFSRKGTVKPITKNPNDYKPGDIICWNLGGAITHTGIVVNKKSADNKRFLIVHNIGSGQVLEDCLFSFKIIGHYRYLN from the coding sequence ATGAAAAAGTTATTTTTAATTTTATTGATATGTTTATTTCAATTTTCTTTTGCACAAGAAGATAAACTGTCTGCAGCTGCTTTAGAATTGACAAAAGATAAAGTGGTTTATGACCCAAGTTATTTTTCTATAGATTATCCTAATGGAGATGTTCCTAGTGATAAAGGTGTTTGTACAGATGTAATTATTAGAGCGCATAGAAAATTGGGTATTGATTTACAAAAAGAAGTTCATTTAGATATGAAAAATAACTTTAATCTCTATCCTAAAATTTGGGGATTAAAAAGAACTGATAAAAATATAGACCATAGACGAGTGCCCAATTTAATGACATTCTTTTCTAGAAAAGGTACTGTGAAGCCAATTACTAAAAACCCAAATGATTACAAACCTGGAGATATAATTTGCTGGAATTTAGGTGGTGCAATTACACACACAGGAATTGTTGTTAATAAAAAATCTGCCGATAATAAACGCTTTTTAATTGTCCATAATATTGGTTCTGGGCAAGTTTTAGAAGATTGTTTGTTTAGTTTTAAGATTATTGGTCATTATCGGTATTTGAATTAG
- a CDS encoding STAS domain-containing protein — MYLKISKKKNVYHLIGNVNTLNVPKFLNYFTTKIDKKNKITLNIEQAIEIDRNGLNAIQELMTLATSKDKNFSIVGGGCKEIYDHFNEAS, encoded by the coding sequence ATGTACTTAAAAATCTCTAAAAAGAAGAATGTTTATCATCTAATAGGTAATGTAAACACGTTAAATGTCCCTAAGTTTTTGAATTACTTTACAACTAAAATTGATAAGAAAAACAAAATTACTTTAAACATTGAACAAGCTATTGAAATTGATAGAAATGGATTAAATGCAATTCAAGAATTAATGACGCTAGCAACTTCTAAAGACAAAAACTTTTCTATAGTGGGTGGTGGTTGTAAAGAAATTTACGATCATTTTAATGAAGCTAGTTAA
- a CDS encoding LytR/AlgR family response regulator transcription factor has protein sequence MDCIVIDDEKMARVIIRTLCNEVEILNLVEEFSGAIDAMKYLNENSVDLIFLDIHMPNFSGLDFIKTLKDPPKIIFTTSDPKFAIEAFEYDFIADYLLKPIELPRFEKAIKKAEKLQLSDAKIEAKKELAIKNDFYVNIDRRLIKIDLSSIYLIKAKGDYIDIKTDNKDYTVHSTLKKIEEKLPDSMFLKVHRSYIINVKKIIDIEDNSVLIKKDVIPVSRSNRPELMKRLDLL, from the coding sequence ATGGATTGTATTGTTATTGATGATGAAAAAATGGCAAGAGTCATTATAAGAACTCTTTGCAATGAAGTAGAAATATTAAATCTCGTTGAAGAATTTTCAGGTGCAATAGATGCTATGAAATATTTAAACGAAAATAGCGTAGATTTAATTTTCTTAGATATACATATGCCAAATTTTAGTGGTTTAGATTTTATTAAAACACTAAAAGACCCACCAAAAATTATCTTCACAACATCAGACCCTAAATTTGCTATAGAAGCCTTTGAATATGATTTTATTGCAGATTACCTTTTAAAACCAATTGAGTTACCAAGGTTCGAAAAAGCAATTAAAAAGGCAGAAAAACTACAATTATCAGATGCTAAAATAGAAGCTAAAAAAGAGTTAGCAATAAAGAATGATTTCTATGTTAATATTGATCGTAGATTAATTAAAATTGATTTATCTAGTATTTATTTAATAAAGGCAAAAGGAGATTATATCGATATTAAAACTGATAACAAAGATTATACTGTACATTCAACTTTAAAAAAGATTGAAGAAAAACTGCCAGATTCTATGTTTTTAAAAGTACACCGTTCTTACATAATAAATGTAAAAAAGATTATAGATATAGAAGATAATAGCGTTTTAATTAAAAAAGATGTTATACCAGTAAGCAGATCTAACAGACCTGAGCTAATGAAACGTTTAGATTTATTATAA